One genomic window of bacterium includes the following:
- a CDS encoding 50S ribosomal protein L23 gives MAEKRVLIHPILSEKSVELKDERNQYSFRVSVDANKIEIRKAVEKRFGVTVNSVRTVNVGGKLKRMGAHAGRRSDWKKAVVTLKPGDKIELVEGL, from the coding sequence GTGGCTGAGAAGCGCGTGCTGATCCATCCCATCCTGTCCGAGAAGTCGGTGGAGCTCAAGGATGAGCGCAACCAGTACTCCTTCCGGGTGAGCGTGGACGCCAACAAGATCGAGATCCGCAAGGCGGTGGAGAAGCGCTTCGGCGTCACCGTCAACAGCGTGCGCACCGTCAATGTCGGTGGCAAGCTGAAGCGGATGGGAGCCCACGCCGGCCGGAGGTCGGACTGGAAGAAGGCGGTGGTGACCCTCAAGCCAGGCGACAAGATCGAACTGGTCGAAGGTCTGTAG
- the rplD gene encoding 50S ribosomal protein L4, protein MELIVHKLDGSPTSEKIELPESVFNIEKPNGHAIYLAVVSEETAARQGTHATLNRRLVSGGGRKPYKQKGTGNARQGTSRAPQHRHGGTVFGPQPHEYEKKVNKKVRLLAKRSAYTLRAREQKVVVVEDFAFGAPETKKMAGILKAFALTGRRVLFLTGGQERNLYLSARNIYKLDLQPADQPSVRDIVASEVVVLQKSAVARLQEVYGG, encoded by the coding sequence ATGGAACTGATCGTCCACAAGCTTGACGGGTCCCCGACCAGCGAGAAGATCGAGCTGCCGGAATCCGTCTTCAACATCGAGAAGCCCAACGGCCACGCCATTTATCTGGCGGTGGTGTCGGAGGAGACGGCGGCCCGCCAGGGCACGCACGCCACTCTCAACCGGCGCCTGGTCAGCGGCGGCGGCAGGAAGCCCTACAAGCAGAAGGGCACGGGCAACGCGCGGCAGGGCACCAGCCGCGCCCCCCAGCACCGCCATGGCGGCACGGTCTTCGGACCTCAGCCCCACGAGTACGAGAAGAAGGTGAACAAGAAGGTCCGCCTGCTGGCCAAGCGCAGCGCCTACACGCTGCGCGCCCGGGAGCAGAAGGTGGTGGTGGTCGAGGATTTCGCCTTCGGCGCGCCGGAGACGAAGAAGATGGCCGGCATCCTCAAGGCCTTCGCCCTCACCGGCCGCCGCGTCCTCTTCCTCACAGGCGGCCAGGAACGCAACCTGTACCTGTCCGCGCGCAACATCTACAAGCTGGATCTGCAGCCGGCGGACCAGCCCAGCGTGCGGGACATCGTGGCCAGCGAGGTGGTCGTGCTGCAGAAGAGCGCGGTGGCCCGCCTGCAGGAGGTGTACGGTGGCTGA
- the rplC gene encoding 50S ribosomal protein L3, whose protein sequence is MSAILGRKLGMTTVFDDKGECIPVTVIEAGPCTVTQIKSKDRDGYEAVQLGFLEVKPGRVNRPESGHLKKAGAKPLRHLREFKSAILRSYELGAQVTCEIFQAGDKVKISGTSKGRGFTGVMKRHNFSGFKASHGVHESYRGSGSVGASSDPSRTFKNWRMAGQSGNARVTVSNLRVVMVDAERNLLLVKGAVPGARNGLLEIQK, encoded by the coding sequence TCGGGATGACCACGGTCTTCGATGACAAGGGGGAGTGCATCCCCGTCACCGTCATCGAGGCCGGGCCCTGCACGGTCACCCAGATCAAGTCCAAGGATCGGGACGGCTACGAAGCCGTGCAACTGGGCTTTCTTGAAGTGAAGCCGGGCCGTGTCAACCGACCCGAGAGCGGCCACCTGAAAAAGGCCGGAGCCAAGCCCCTGCGCCACTTGCGGGAGTTCAAGAGCGCCATCCTGCGCAGCTACGAGCTGGGTGCGCAGGTCACCTGCGAGATCTTCCAGGCCGGCGACAAGGTGAAGATCTCCGGCACGAGCAAGGGCCGGGGCTTCACGGGCGTGATGAAGCGCCACAATTTCTCCGGCTTCAAGGCCTCCCACGGTGTGCACGAGTCCTACCGCGGATCGGGTTCGGTGGGCGCCTCCTCCGACCCTTCGCGCACTTTCAAGAACTGGCGCATGGCGGGCCAGTCCGGCAACGCCCGCGTGACGGTGTCCAACCTTCGCGTGGTGATGGTGGACGCGGAGCGCAACCTGCTGCTGGTCAAGGGGGCGGTTCCCGGCGCGCGCAACGGCCTCCTGGAAATCCAGAAGTAG